From Vigna unguiculata cultivar IT97K-499-35 chromosome 5, ASM411807v1, whole genome shotgun sequence, the proteins below share one genomic window:
- the LOC114183819 gene encoding protein IQ-DOMAIN 1-like isoform X2 produces the protein MGASGKWFKSLIPFRKTSTSTTDQEKGGENKSKKKWKLWRASSEGSTVKKGGETAVPDSSFTYAVAVMVPKDFKLIKQEWAAIRIQAVFRAFLAKRALRALKAVVRLQAIFRGRLVRKQAAVTLRCMQALVRVQAHVRARNVRNSPEGKAVQKLLDEYRNLADPFKQIEHGWCDIPGTMDEVKAKLRMRQEGAIKRDRAMAYSLSTQSRLVASPNANKLLTPLKQHNLSNKSLGCSLLERWMEAKPWESPNYRKSEDIVPAFQIRKNGVTSRISAVKPLITSQSTPSSSAISSEYMCDDSPVSTSYTAGSPSFPSTNTVLMEAAEEREVHQPSYMNLTESTKAKLKTSRSSSQNSKSLAMEECVSHSTTTGLMNGDFRSSSNSDPSVNVWKDSCATPLRASYQKRQIRI, from the exons ATGGGTGCTTCGGGAAAGTGGTTCAAGTCACTCATTCCTTTTCGAAAGACCTCAACTTCAACAACTGATCAA GAGAAGGGTGGTGAAAACAAGAGCAAGAAGAAATGGAAGCTATGGAGAGCTTCTTCAGAAGGGTCCACCGTCAAGAAAGGTGGTGAAACTGCTGTACCTGATTCTTCCTTTACTTATGCAGTGGCTGTGATGGTTCCCAAAGATTTCAAGCTCATCAAGCAGGAATGGGCTGCCATCCGCATTCAGGCTGTGTTTCGAGCCTTCTTG GCTAAACGAGCTTTGAGGGCCCTGAAGGCAGTGGTAAGGCTGCAAGCTATTTTTCGAGGCAGGTTAGTCAGAAAGCAAGCAGCCGTCACTCTGAGGTGTATGCAGGCTCTTGTTAGAGTTCAGGCACATGTGAGGGCAAGGAATGTGAGGAATTCTCCTGAAGGGAAAGCCGTGCAGAAATTACTTGATGAGTATCGCAACCTAGCTGATCCTTTTAAGCAAATTGAG catggatggtgtgacattCCTGGAACCATGGATGAAGTTAAAGCAAAGCTAAGAATGAGACAAGAAGGAGCTATCAAGAGGGATAGAGCGATGGCATACTCTCTGTCCACACAG TCAAGACTGGTTGCCAGTCCAAATGCCAATAAGTTATTGACTCCTCTGAAGCAGCACAACCTAAGCAACAAGAGCTTAGGATGTAGCTTGTTAGAACGCTGGATGGAGGCCAAGCCTTGGGAGAGTCCAAATTACAGGAAGAGTGAAGACATTGTTCCTGCTTTTCAAATAAGAAAGAATGGTGTGACATCCAGGATTTCAGCAGTTAAACCTCTAATAACTAGCCAATCCACTCCTTCATCTTCGGCAATAAGCTCTGAATACATGTGTGATGATAGTCCTGTGTCAACTTCTTATACAGCTGGATCTCCATCTTTTCCGTCCACCAATACTGTTCTAATGGAAGCAGCAGAGGAAAGAGAGGTTCATCAACCAAGCTACATGAATTTGACTGAATCAACCAAGGCTAAACTGAAAACTAGCAGGAGTTCTTCCCAGAATTCAAAGAGTCTAGCGATGGAGGAGTGTGTGTCTCACAGCACAACCACAGGTTTGATGAATGGAGATTTTAGAAGCAGTTCTAATTCTGACCCTTCAGTTAACGTATGGAAGGATTCTTGTGCAACACCTCTGAGAGCAAGTTATCAAAAACGACAAATTCGGATATGA
- the LOC114183819 gene encoding protein IQ-DOMAIN 1-like isoform X1 yields MGASGKWFKSLIPFRKTSTSTTDQEKGGENKSKKKWKLWRASSEGSTVKKGGETAVPDSSFTYAVAVMVPKDFKLIKQEWAAIRIQAVFRAFLAKRALRALKAVVRLQAIFRGRLVRKQAAVTLRCMQALVRVQAHVRARNVRNSPEGKAVQKLLDEYRNLADPFKQIEHGWCDIPGTMDEVKAKLRMRQEGAIKRDRAMAYSLSTQQSRLVASPNANKLLTPLKQHNLSNKSLGCSLLERWMEAKPWESPNYRKSEDIVPAFQIRKNGVTSRISAVKPLITSQSTPSSSAISSEYMCDDSPVSTSYTAGSPSFPSTNTVLMEAAEEREVHQPSYMNLTESTKAKLKTSRSSSQNSKSLAMEECVSHSTTTGLMNGDFRSSSNSDPSVNVWKDSCATPLRASYQKRQIRI; encoded by the exons ATGGGTGCTTCGGGAAAGTGGTTCAAGTCACTCATTCCTTTTCGAAAGACCTCAACTTCAACAACTGATCAA GAGAAGGGTGGTGAAAACAAGAGCAAGAAGAAATGGAAGCTATGGAGAGCTTCTTCAGAAGGGTCCACCGTCAAGAAAGGTGGTGAAACTGCTGTACCTGATTCTTCCTTTACTTATGCAGTGGCTGTGATGGTTCCCAAAGATTTCAAGCTCATCAAGCAGGAATGGGCTGCCATCCGCATTCAGGCTGTGTTTCGAGCCTTCTTG GCTAAACGAGCTTTGAGGGCCCTGAAGGCAGTGGTAAGGCTGCAAGCTATTTTTCGAGGCAGGTTAGTCAGAAAGCAAGCAGCCGTCACTCTGAGGTGTATGCAGGCTCTTGTTAGAGTTCAGGCACATGTGAGGGCAAGGAATGTGAGGAATTCTCCTGAAGGGAAAGCCGTGCAGAAATTACTTGATGAGTATCGCAACCTAGCTGATCCTTTTAAGCAAATTGAG catggatggtgtgacattCCTGGAACCATGGATGAAGTTAAAGCAAAGCTAAGAATGAGACAAGAAGGAGCTATCAAGAGGGATAGAGCGATGGCATACTCTCTGTCCACACAG CAGTCAAGACTGGTTGCCAGTCCAAATGCCAATAAGTTATTGACTCCTCTGAAGCAGCACAACCTAAGCAACAAGAGCTTAGGATGTAGCTTGTTAGAACGCTGGATGGAGGCCAAGCCTTGGGAGAGTCCAAATTACAGGAAGAGTGAAGACATTGTTCCTGCTTTTCAAATAAGAAAGAATGGTGTGACATCCAGGATTTCAGCAGTTAAACCTCTAATAACTAGCCAATCCACTCCTTCATCTTCGGCAATAAGCTCTGAATACATGTGTGATGATAGTCCTGTGTCAACTTCTTATACAGCTGGATCTCCATCTTTTCCGTCCACCAATACTGTTCTAATGGAAGCAGCAGAGGAAAGAGAGGTTCATCAACCAAGCTACATGAATTTGACTGAATCAACCAAGGCTAAACTGAAAACTAGCAGGAGTTCTTCCCAGAATTCAAAGAGTCTAGCGATGGAGGAGTGTGTGTCTCACAGCACAACCACAGGTTTGATGAATGGAGATTTTAGAAGCAGTTCTAATTCTGACCCTTCAGTTAACGTATGGAAGGATTCTTGTGCAACACCTCTGAGAGCAAGTTATCAAAAACGACAAATTCGGATATGA
- the LOC114182945 gene encoding IQ domain-containing protein IQM4-like: MGIFAVNKEGEVTVSFKNEINLNDFFKPDQIADATAEKSTSLKRRKVGNLKLQTAFSFRYLFSKQKPEQMFSPKSYDQLELAAIKVQKVYKSYRIRRILADCAVVCEELWWKDSVINANRCSISHFDSDKSETAISKWAKARMMAAKVGKGLSKDDKAQKLALRYWLEAIDPRHRYGHNLHFYYEVWFRSQSDQPFFYWLDVGDGKKVDLKACPRENLQNQCIKYLGPKEREAYEVIVENGRLVYRESKNLVHTTEESKWIFVLSLSRILYVGQKNKGHFQHSSFLAGGATIASGRLVVDHGILQAIWPYSGHYRPTEKNFMEFISFLEEHKVDMTNVKKDAVDEDVLPPCEAGNDEKLGFEYMEGNVSGSDSSTANNNKGKEKVEEEGSVAENKPMSSKWSTGVGPRIGCVREYPTKFQVQALEQLNLSPRVNQGTFAGKAPIPSPRPRTKHMSPKLVNMGLPSPMLHGHC, translated from the exons ATGGGAATATTTGCGGTAAACAAGGAAGGAGAAGTCACAGTGAGCTTCAAGAACGAGATAAACTTGAATGATTTCTTTAAGCCTGATCAGATAGCTGATGCAACTGCTGAAAAATCTACGAGTTTGAAGAGAAGGAAGGTTGGAAATCTGAAGCTCCAAACCGCATTCTCGTTCAGATATTTGTTCAGCAAACAAAAACCAGAACAAATGTTTTCTCCAAAGTCCTATGATCAGCTTGAACTAGCAGCAATTAAGGTTCAGAAAGTCTACAAGAGTTACAGGATCAGAAGAATTCTGGCTGATTGTGCAGTTGTTTGCGAGGAGCTGTG GTGGAAGGATTCGGTGATTAATGCTAACAGGTGTTCTATATCCCATTTTGACTCTGATAAATCAGAAACAGCTATTTCAAAATGGGCAAAGGCTAGGATGATGGCTGCTAag GTGGGAAAAGGTTTGTCCAAAGATGATAAGGCACAGAAATTAGCACTAAGATACTGGCTTGAAGCT aTTGATCCCCGTCATCGATATGGTCACAACCTTCACTTTTACTATGAAGTCTGGTTTCGTAGCCAGAGCGATCAGCCTTTTTTCTACTG GTTGGATGTTGGAGATGGCAAAAAAGTGGATCTAAAAGCATGTCCTAGAGAGAACTTGCAGAACCAGTGCATAAAGTACCTTGGACCT AAAGAAAGGGAAGCATATGAAGTGATTGTAGAGAATGGGAGGCTTGTTTATAGAGAGAGCAAGAACCTTGTACACACTACCGAGGAATCCAAGTGGATCTTTGTTCTTAGCTTATCTAGAATTTTGTATGTTGGGCAGAAGAACAAAGGCCATTTTCAGCACTCCAGTTTTCTGGCTGGTGGTGCAACCATTGCATCTGGAAGATTGGTTGTTGACCATGGAATTCTTCAA GCTATATGGCCATACAGTGGTCACTACCGTCCAACAGAGAAAAATTTCATGGAATTCATCAGCTTCTTGGAGGAACACAAAGTGGATATGACAAATGTAAAG AAAGATGCAGTGGATGAAGATGTTCTTCCACCTTGTGAAGCTGGCAATGATGAGAAGCTGGGGTTTGAGTACATGGAAGGCAATGTGAGTGGCAGTGACTCTTCCActgctaataataataaaggtaAAGAAAAAGTGGAAGAAGAAGGTTCAGTAGCTGAGAACAAGCCAATGTCAAGCAAATGGAGTACTGGAGTAGGTCCTAGGATTGGTTGTGTGAGAGAATATCCAACAAAATTCCAAGTTCAAGCACTTGAACAGCTCAATCTTTCACCCAGAGTGAACCAGGGAACATTTGCAGGAAAAGCACCAATTCCTTCTCCAAGACCAAGAACTAAACATATGTCACCTAAGCTTGTGAACATGGGACTTCCTAGCCCAATGCTACATGGACATTGTTGA
- the LOC114183231 gene encoding EPIDERMAL PATTERNING FACTOR-like protein 6: MKVTLCCFLLLALQITSWESAARRSFPPSHTMSNAGPKEAPGPTSSSPQNTADSEKGLMDKEVMSDTMKKTYNIGMRKIGSVPPSCEHKCYGCTPCEAVQVPSTSSRNSNLGLQYSNYEPESWKCKCGPSLYSP, encoded by the exons atgaaagtaacattATGCTGTTTTCTTCTGCTAGCTCTACAAATAACCAGTTGGGAATCTGCAGCAAGAAGATCCTTTCCTCCTTCTCATACCATGTCCAATGCAG GCCCCAAAGAGGCACCAGGACCAACGTCTTCTTCACCACAGAATACTGCAGACTCAGAAAAG GGTCTAATGGACAAGGAAGTTATGTCAGATACtatgaaaaaaacatacaaCATAGGAATGAGGAAAATAGGGTCAGTTCCACCGAGTTGTGAGCATAAGTGTTATGGTTGCACTCCATGTGAAGCTGTTCAAGTTCCCAGCACCAGCAGCAGAAACAGTAATTTGGGTTTGCAGTACTCAAATTATGAGCCAGAGAGTTGGAAATGCAAATGTGGTCCTTCACTCTACAGTCCCTga
- the LOC114184786 gene encoding coatomer subunit zeta-2-like, which translates to MATQASCPLIKNILLLDSEGKRVAVRYFSDDWPTNSSKIAFEKFVFSKTVKTNARTEAEITLLDSNVIIYKFVQDLHFFVTGGDDENEIILASVLQGFFDAITLLLRNNVDKREALENLDLILLCLDEIVDGGMILETNGPLIAEKVTSHSMDAESPLTEQTLSQAWTTAREHLTRTLLK; encoded by the exons ATGGCTACCCAG GCCTCATGTCCGTTGATAAAGAATATTCTTCTTCTCGATTCAGAGGGAAAGCGTGTGGCAGTCAGGTATTTTTCTGATGACTGGCCAACTAACAGCTCAAAGATTGCTTTTGAGAAGTTTGTGTTCAGTAAGACAGTTAAGACAAATGCTCGAACAGAAG CTGAGATCACATTACTCGACAGCAATGtcattatttacaaatttgTACAAGATCTCCATTTCTTTGTCACTGGCGGGGATGATGAAAATGAGATCATTTTAGCTTCAGTTCTTCAGGGTTTCTTTGATGCAATCACGCTTCTCTTAAG GAACAATGTTGACAAAAGAGAGGCGCTTGAAAACTTGGATCTTATACTTTTATGCCTTGATGAGATTGTGGATGGAGG GATGATACTAGAAACAAATGGACCGCTTATTGCTGAAAAAGTGACCTCCCATAGCATGGATGCCGAATCCCCCCTGACTGAGCAG ACACTGAGTCAAGCCTGGACTACAGCAAGAGAACATTTGACAAGAACCCTTCTAAAATGA
- the LOC114185305 gene encoding heterogeneous nuclear ribonucleoprotein 1, with translation MEYYPSQHGLQFESEPGAYHGDANDELAKPSPNPRDSSSGKLFVGGISWETSQESFFNYFSKYGEVTDSVIMTNKLSGRPRGFGFVTFADSAVADEVLAHEHTIDGRVVEVKRTVPREDMEGIGVLKTKKIFVGGIPQLFTDDELRVYFSPYGDVVDCQIMLDHNTGRSRGFGFVTFDNEDSVEKVFSAGKIHEIGGKQVEIKRAEPKRSGVDHISTSRKSYGGFSNGMDGYGGNSSRNRNHGKRGGQYTDPGMNGAYGYFEGSFGGSAATVYGGYCGYGYGFGYGGPMYCYGGYGLNSYGNPGVYGGGTISHGDGNAYGRNGNFNRNSGYDGGKGAEKDDGPTTGRYHPYWK, from the exons atggAGTATTATCCTTCTCAGCATGGCTTGCAATTCGAATCTGAACCTGGCGCCTACCACGGTGATGCCAATGATGAGCTCGCAAAACCCTCCCCCAATCCTCGTGATTCGTCTTCAGG GAAACTTTTCGTTGGGGGCATTTCATGGGAGACTTCTCAAG aatcattttttaattacttcaGCAAATATGGAGAAGTAACAGATTCAGTAataatgacaaataaactttctgGAAGGCCACGTGGCTTTGGCTTTGTAACATTTGCCGATTCAGCTGTAGCAGATGAAGTTTTGGCCCATGAACATACCATTGATGGCAGAGTG GTTGAAGTGAAGAGGACAGTCCCTAGGGAGGACATGGAAGGAATTGGAGTACTAAAAACAAAGAAGATATTTGTAGGGGGAATACCCCAACTTTTCACTGACG ATGAGTTGAGGGTATACTTTTCACCTTATGGCGATGTTGTTGACTGCCAAATTATGTTAGATCACAACACTGGGCGATCTAGAGGCTTTGGATTTGTAACTTTTGACAACGAAGATTCAGTCGAAAAGGTATTTTCAGCGGGAAAAATACATGAAATTGGAGGCAAGCAG GTTGAAATTAAGAGAGCTGAGCCGAAAAGATCTGGAGTTGATCACATCAGTACCTCACGAAAGTCATATGGTGGTTTTAGCAATGGAATGGATGGATATGGTGGGAATAGCTCTAGAAATCGTAATCATGGAAAAAGAGGTGGACAGTATACAGATCCTGGAATGAACGGCGCATATGGCTATTTTGAGGGAAGCTTTGGCGGAAGTGCTGCCACTGTTTATGGTGGTTATTGTGGATATGGTTATGGCTTTGGATATGGTGGACCGATGTATTGCTATGGCGGCTATGGACTCAATTCTTATGGTAATCCTGGGGTTTATGGTGGCGGCACTATTTCCCATGGAGATGGTAATGCATATGGAAGAAACGGTAATTTCAACCGCAACAGTGGCTATGATGGTGGGAAAGGAGCTGAGAAGGACGATGGTCCTACAACTGGAAGGTACCATCCTTACTGGAAATGA
- the LOC114185469 gene encoding nonsense-mediated mRNA decay protein 2 has protein sequence MEVEVEGEDGSKLALVNDEKTVFGRGCGFSTHDRTVSRRHVCFKLHRSDSDVADDNARVSFEVMGKNPFWVYDGETLRFFRKFEKGHLQPGDRFCFSPNAPLWYSFTLSNKQPLPQLNLDEINISEIDPVKEFGFLVMGHEFDNYPKGMIRNAKNWEWFLEEPRKDSEDEEDDSEKKRRRMRGKRKLGKVNEDDEWTGESEDDKGVVVSMQKKKLPRYSTRLKDRKGGNKDTTKASKNSKGKKTTTDEEEEEEEDEDDEDDETLSGFIVVDEADDDDKEEEDEEEEEEFDDDDDD, from the exons ATGGAGGTGGAAGTAGAGGGTGAAGATGGTTCCAAATTGGCACTGGTAAATGATGAAAAAACTGTGTTTGGACGAGGTTGTGGATTCAGCACCCACGACCGGACAGTTTCTCGTCGCCACGTGTGTTTCAAACTCCACCGTTCAGACTCAGACGTTGCTGATGATAATGCTAGGGTTTCGTTCGAAGTGATGGGGAAGAACCCCTTTTGGGTGTACGACGGAGAAACGCTTCGGTTCTTCAGAAAGTTTGAGAAGGGTCACTTGCAACCCGGAGACCGTTTCTGTTTCTCTCCCAACGCACCTCTCTGGTACTCTTTCACTCTCAGCAACAAGCAACCTCTTCCTCAGCTTAACCTTGACGAAATCAACATTTCGGAAATCGATCCCGTCAAAG AGTTTGGTTTTCTTGTGATGGGGCACGAGTTTGACAACTATCCTAAGGGGATGATTCGGAATGCGAAGAATTGGGAGTGGTTCCTTGAGGAACCTAGAAAGGATAGCGAAGATGAGGAAGATGATAGtgagaagaagaggaggagaatgAGGGGAAAACGAAAACTGGGTAAGGTAAATGAAGATGATGAATGGACTGGTGAAAGTGAAGATGATAAGGGCGTTGTTGTCAGTATGCAGAAAAAGAAGTTGCCCAGGTACTCCACAAGGTTAAAAGATAGGAAAGGAGGTAACAAAGATACCACCAAAGCTAGTAAAAATTctaaaggaaagaaaacaacaaccgatgaagaagaagaagaagaagaagatgaagatgatgaagatgatgagaCACTGAGTGGGTTCATTGTTGTTGATGAagctgatgatgatgataaggaggaggaagatgaagaagaagaggaagagtttgatgatgatgatgatgattaa
- the LOC114185466 gene encoding glyoxylate/succinic semialdehyde reductase 2, chloroplastic yields MLMCSTFCSSIPHHLNLASMMIMKRFSAPISSYVSPRAQAITEPPSRVGFLGIGIMGSPMAHNLLKAGIDLTVWNRTKSKCDPLISLGAKYKPSPEEVAASCDVTFAMLADPQSALDVACGKHGAVNGIGPGKGYVDVSTVDGDTSKLISERIKSTGALFLEAPVSGSKKPAEDGQLIFLTAGDKNLYDTVGSLLDIMGKSKFYLGNVGNGAAMKLVVNMIMGSMMASFSEGLLLSEKVGLDPDVLVQVVSQGAISAPMYSTKGPSMIQSLYPTAFPLKHQQKDLRLALGLAESVSQPTPIAAAANELYKVAKSHGLSDQDFSAVIEALKSKFQHSETK; encoded by the exons ATGTTGATGTGTTCCACGTTTTGTTCTTCTATTCCCCATCACTTGAACCTTGCATCCATGATGATCATGAAGCGCTTCTCTGCTCCCATTTCATCGTATGTTTCGCCGAGAGCTCAAGCTA TAACGGAGCCACCGTCGCGGGTTGGTTTTCTGGGCATCGGAATCATGGGCTCCCCAATGGCTCATAATCTCCTTAAAGCTGG GATTGATCTCACTGTTTGGAATAGGACCAAGAGCAAGTGTGACCCTTTAATCAGCCTTGGAGCAAA ATATAAACCCTCTCCTGAGGAAGTAGCAGCATCTTGCGATGTCACCTTTGCCATGCTTGCTGATCCTCAAAGTGCA TTGGATGTTGCTTGTGGGAAGCATGGAGCTGTGAATGGAATTGGTCCAGGGAAAGG ATACGTGGATGTTTCAACTGTTGATGGGGACACTTCTAAATTGATTAGTGAGCGCATAAAATCCACTGGAGCATTATTTTTGGAG GCTCCAGTTTCAGGTTCAAAAAAGCCAGCAGAAGATGGGCAATTGATATTTCTTACAGCAG GGGACAAAAATCTCTATGATACAGTTGGTTCTCTCTTGGACATCATGGGGAAA TCTAAATTTTATCTTGGCAATGTTGGAAATGGAGCTGCAATGAAACTCGTTGTTAATATGATCATGGGCAG TATGATGGCATCCTTTTCTGAAGGCTTACTCCTCAGCGAGAAAGTTGGCCTTGATCCTGATGTACTAGTGCAG GTAGTTTCACAGGGTGCCATTAGTGCTCCAATGTACTCAACCAAAGGTCCATCCATGATACAGTCACTTTACCCAACTGCATTCCCCCTAAAGCATCAGCAGAAG GATCTAAGACTAGCCCTGGGGTTAGCAGAGTCTGTTTCCCAACCCACTCCTATTGCAGCAGCTGCTAATGAGTTATATAAAGTTGCAAAATCCCATGGCCTTAGTGATCAGGACTTTTCAGCTGTCATTGAAGCATTAAAATCCAAATTTCAGCACTCAGAAACCAAGTGA
- the LOC114185467 gene encoding nucleosome assembly protein 1;4-like — protein sequence MSDSSNSLPHSGVPAPDDDRTDTTNDDSQLSFREFLRTFMDLLFPNVLKRVEYLKELQKQFDKLQAEYFVEQSLLRAKYEELYEEFYQKRYEIVNGIKDVENTDEADKFMEVKGIPKFWLAVMKSNEKLGELITKDDEGALEYLKDIKSCRIDHFKGFKLEFFFSRNPYFKNSVLEKTYTIDKAGPVFIKAKGTEIEWRPRKCLTSKVLRLQKMRRNRSKNDKPLTNTVKCKSFFNFFNPPLVHDEDDEDDNDENDNDEDDNDEDDADDNDEDDVPIEEIQKDYELGCVIRDQIIPQAVSWFAGSFTDTTLFVL from the exons ATGTCAGATAGCTCCAATTCTCTTCCTCACTCCGGCG TTCCTGCTCCTGATGATGATCGTACTGATACAACGAAC GACGATTCCCAGCTTTCATTTCGGGAGTTTCTGAGGACCTTCATGGACCTATTATTTCCAAATGTCTTGAAACGTGTAGAATATCTCAAAGAACTTCAG AAACAATTTGATAAGCTGCAGGCTGAGTATTTTGTGGAGCAATCACTGTTGCGAGCTAAATACGAGGAGCTGTATGAGGAATTTTACCAAAAA AGGTATGAGATTGTGAATGGCATCAAAGACGTAGAAAATACAGATGAAGCAGACAAATTCATGGAGG TGAAAGGAATACCTAAATTCTGGCTAGCTGTTATGAAGTCTAATGAGAAACTGGGTGAACTG ATCACTAAAGATGACGAGGGGGCCCTCGAATATCTTAAAGATATAAAGAGCTGTAGAATTGACCATTTTAAAGGCTTCAAGCTGGAGTTTTTCTTTTCTCGTAATCCTTATTTCAAAAACTCTGTGCTAGAAAAAACATATACGATTGACAAGGCTGGACCCGTGTTCATAAAAGCCAAAGG GACGGAGATTGAGTGGCGTCCAAGAAAGTGCCTGACAAGTAAGGTTCTTCGTCTTCAGAAGATGCGAAGGAATAGATCAAAAAATGATAAACCCCTCACAAACACTGTAAAATGCAaaagtttcttcaactttttcaatCCTCCCCTTGTCCATGATGAGGATGATGAGGATGATAATGATGAGAATGATAACGATGAGGATGATAATGATGAGGATGATGCGGATGATAATGATGAGGATGATGTACCT ATTGAAGAGATCCAGAAGGATTATGAGTTAGG TTGTGTAATTCGGGACCAAATCATTCCTCAGGCTGTGTCATGGTTCGCGGGGAGTTTTACAGACACAACGCTTTTTGTTTTGTGA
- the LOC114184787 gene encoding nucleosome assembly protein 1;4-like translates to MSDGSHSPSHSDVLTPDDESTDTMSDNPQLSPEQSVSPKVAKRVEFLEELQKEFEAVQAEFFEERSQLMAKYEKLYEPIFNKRYEIVNGIKDVEDTDEADQVTEENSEKGIPKFWLTAMKANEKLAELITEDDEGALQYLEDIKCRLEDSKAFKLGFFFSANPYFRNSVLEKTYMVDKVGSVSVKAEGTEIEWLPGKCLTVKVLQMMPRKRSSSDIDNKPLTNTEKCESFFNFFNPPLVQDEDDEDDAPIEEIQKDYELGCVIRDQIIPQAVSWFKGECTDADFFDL, encoded by the exons ATGTCCGATGGCTCCCATTCTCCTTCTCACTCCGACG TTCTTACTCCTGATGATGAAAGTACTGATACAATGAGC GACAATCcccagctctcgcctgagcagTCTGTCTCGCCAAAAGTTGCGAAACGTGTGGAATTTCTCGAAGAACTTCAG AAAGAATTTGAAGCGGTGCAGGCTGAGTTTTTTGAGGAGCGATCACAGTTGATGGCTAAATACGAGAAGCTTTATGAGCCAATTTTCAACAAA AGGTATGAGATTGTGAATGGTATCAAAGACGTAGAAGATACAGATGAAGCAGACCAAGTCACGGAGG AGAATTCAGAGAAAGGAATACCTAAATTCTGGTTAACTGCTATGAAGGCCAATGAGAAACTGGCTGAACTG ATAACTGAAGATGATGAGGGGGCCCTCCaatatcttgaagatataaAGTGTAGACTTGAGGATTCTAAAGCCTTCAAGCTGGGGTTTTTCTTTTCTGCTAATCCTTATTTCAGAAACTCTGTGctagaaaaaacatatatggtTGACAAGGTTGGGTCTGTGTCAGTAAAAGCCGAAGG GACGGAGATTGAGTGGCTTCCAGGAAAGTGCCTGACAGTTAAGGTTCTTCAGATGATGCCAAGGAAAAGATCAAGCAGTGATATCGATAATAAGCCCCTCACAAACACAGAAAAATgcgaaagtttcttcaactttttcaatCCTCCCCTTGTCCAGGATGAGGATGATGAGGATGATGCACCT ATTGAAGAGATCCAGAAGGATTATGAGTTAGG TTGTGTGATTCGGGACCAAATCATTCCTCAGGCTGTGTCATGGTTCAAGGGGGAGTGTACAGACGCAGATTTTTTTGATTTGTGA